A single region of the Labeo rohita strain BAU-BD-2019 chromosome 3, IGBB_LRoh.1.0, whole genome shotgun sequence genome encodes:
- the h3f3a gene encoding H3 histone, family 3A, producing the protein MARTKQTARKSTGGKAPRKQLATKAARKSAPSTGGVKKPHRYRPGTVALREIRRYQKSTELLIRKLPFQRLVREIAQDFKTDLRFQSAAIGALQEASEAYLVGLFEDTNLCAIHAKRVTIMPKDIQLARRIRGERA; encoded by the exons ATGGCTCGTACCAAGCAGACCGCGCGTAAATCAACTGGAGGAAAGGCGCCAAGAAAACAGCTGGCGACTAAAGCCGCTAGGAAGAGCGCGCCCTCTACTGGTGGCGTCAAGAAGCCCCACAGATACAG GCCTGGAACTGTTGCTCTGAGAGAGATTCGTCGTTATCAGAAGTCAACGGAGTTGCTCATCCGCAAGTTGCCATTTCAGCGTCTGGTTAGGGAGATTGCACAAGACTTCAAAACTGATCTGAGGTTCCAGAGTGCAGCCATTGGTGCTCTTCAG GAAGCAAGTGAGGCCTACCTTGTCGGTCTGTTTGAGGACACTAACTTGTGCGCCATTCACGCCAAGAGAGTCACAATCATGCCCAAGGATATCCAGCTTGCGAGGCGAATCAGAGGAGAGAGAgcctaa